The Sediminispirochaeta smaragdinae DSM 11293 genome has a segment encoding these proteins:
- a CDS encoding methyltransferase has product MDLFLYPDVSPEPLQNIALGAKRASLLFTAIEMDIFSGLCEDISAYEFARRRGYNERNTEYLLNALVSLGLVSKKNSCFKNSPLSELYLVKGRELYMGEYLLFRERFTSFEGLSEYVRRGPDAEVVRENRGSDIFDFARLAELSVAEQRAGRAKAVCENIVRLFPEKGPDRILDLGGGSGMIALALARHYPSCRCFLFESPDVAVVARKNIETYAKEPQGNRPEILAGDYLSDDIGTQYDLIIAVASIQFAKRRFPVVIPRIRDALVPGGFFVSICGATTCERTQPQPLILGWLGSHLRGLEVLPEAGEIRNEVTMYGFEVVDPLEYGITIAMDVCRRKT; this is encoded by the coding sequence GTGGATCTGTTCCTGTATCCCGATGTGAGCCCTGAGCCCCTTCAAAATATTGCGCTGGGAGCGAAAAGAGCTTCCCTCCTTTTTACTGCGATTGAAATGGATATCTTTTCCGGACTCTGTGAGGATATTTCTGCATACGAATTTGCCCGTAGGCGAGGATACAATGAGCGGAATACCGAATATCTGCTCAATGCCTTGGTTTCCCTCGGGCTTGTTTCGAAGAAGAACTCCTGTTTTAAAAACAGCCCGCTATCCGAGCTCTATCTCGTGAAGGGGAGAGAGCTTTACATGGGAGAATACCTGCTTTTCAGGGAACGCTTCACCTCTTTTGAGGGCTTGTCGGAGTATGTCCGCCGTGGTCCCGATGCTGAAGTCGTTAGAGAAAACAGAGGCTCCGATATCTTCGATTTTGCCCGCCTTGCCGAACTTTCGGTCGCTGAACAGCGCGCCGGACGGGCAAAAGCGGTTTGTGAAAATATCGTGCGGCTTTTTCCCGAGAAAGGGCCGGACCGGATTTTGGATCTTGGGGGCGGTTCCGGGATGATTGCCCTGGCCCTTGCCCGACACTATCCTTCCTGCCGCTGTTTCCTCTTCGAATCACCGGATGTCGCGGTTGTTGCCCGCAAAAATATTGAGACCTACGCCAAGGAGCCGCAGGGTAACCGTCCCGAGATACTTGCAGGGGACTATCTCAGTGACGATATCGGAACTCAATACGACCTTATTATTGCTGTTGCCTCGATACAGTTTGCCAAGAGACGGTTCCCTGTGGTAATCCCGCGGATCAGGGATGCCCTTGTCCCCGGCGGATTTTTTGTCAGTATCTGTGGAGCCACGACCTGTGAGCGTACCCAACCGCAGCCCCTGATTCTCGGGTGGCTTGGCAGCCATCTGCGGGGCTTGGAGGTGCTTCCTGAAGCTGGAGAGATTCGTAATGAGGTGACTATGTATGGATTTGAGGTTGTGGATCCTCTGGAATACGGTATCACAATAGCAATGGATGTATGTAGAAGAAAGACGTGA
- a CDS encoding ABC transporter permease, whose protein sequence is MRKPKWKTNLYIALMLAPALLLTMGIIVYPIINTVIRSFSSPEDGSFTLANYVFLLTDDVSMENIAYTLWIVVVTVVLSILISYVLALYLRFYDTKISKFIGTIYLLPRFVPSLVAVYAMITIIRDSGFLNRVSRLFGYNFKPGLMYNARGIILMNLWFNIAFATMIIVAALSSIPDSMVESARDVGARKINVFLNMILPLSFKDVMIAMTFIFMSNVSSFTTPFVMGGNNPIMLGVYLRKQFSEYSNYEIAAALSVIMFLFSSVSAIIYIYTNLKEKEWEKAN, encoded by the coding sequence ATGAGAAAACCGAAATGGAAAACAAATCTCTATATTGCATTAATGCTGGCACCTGCGTTGCTGCTTACTATGGGTATCATTGTGTATCCTATAATCAATACGGTTATTCGCAGCTTCAGTTCCCCGGAGGACGGCAGTTTTACCTTAGCAAATTACGTTTTCTTACTCACCGATGATGTCTCGATGGAAAACATTGCCTACACACTCTGGATTGTGGTTGTTACCGTCGTCTTATCCATTCTCATCTCATATGTATTGGCCCTGTATCTCCGTTTTTACGACACAAAAATAAGTAAGTTTATCGGAACAATCTACCTGCTGCCTCGTTTTGTCCCTAGTCTTGTTGCCGTCTATGCCATGATAACCATCATACGGGATTCCGGTTTTCTCAATCGCGTCTCCAGGCTGTTCGGATATAATTTTAAGCCCGGCCTCATGTACAATGCCCGTGGGATCATCTTGATGAACCTCTGGTTCAACATTGCCTTTGCGACCATGATCATCGTGGCTGCACTCTCAAGTATTCCCGATTCTATGGTGGAAAGCGCGCGTGATGTGGGGGCCAGGAAGATCAATGTTTTCCTTAACATGATCCTTCCTCTCTCTTTTAAAGATGTAATGATTGCGATGACCTTCATCTTTATGAGTAATGTCAGCTCCTTTACCACCCCGTTTGTCATGGGCGGTAATAATCCGATCATGCTCGGTGTCTACTTGCGAAAGCAATTTTCCGAATATTCGAACTATGAAATAGCCGCAGCTCTTTCGGTCATCATGTTTCTCTTCTCATCCGTCTCGGCGATCATCTATATCTACACCAACTTAAAAGAGAAAGAGTGGGAGAAGGCCAACTAG
- a CDS encoding extracellular solute-binding protein — translation MKRRMKKLCVCAVLCFLMLSPFTLFAGGQGEGSAAGNGGGKPKVTLWATGSDNVRMLFEKLIDEYNAKPGSTSVVELQFVMSGSGGQTLSDRIAAAKLAGKTDTDFDLLAENGSALASYVDKAGGDLFVPLDFSKIPNYANVKMKSGFFTDCVVPYRGTTVVMAYDSVRLPNPPKTWAELGAWITSHPGRFAYNPPGSGGSGAGFVNLALYKDLPPEAKVSTDEKWVEQWGPGWDWLKSIHPYLYTSGGKVVYPNKNQGTLDLLINKEVDLIPAWADQVLTNISRGILPESTKIYQLTPALNGTDVVLAVPNIGGGAEKTYDFINFMISPEAQKICLETIFAVPVIDASLIDSTYKTMVKDLDISGFSVISNGKLGDVRNQYWDKNIARLP, via the coding sequence ATGAAAAGAAGAATGAAAAAGCTATGTGTTTGTGCAGTTCTTTGTTTCTTGATGCTTTCTCCGTTCACGCTATTTGCAGGCGGACAGGGAGAAGGCAGCGCAGCCGGTAACGGGGGCGGAAAGCCCAAGGTAACGTTATGGGCCACAGGTTCCGACAATGTACGGATGTTGTTTGAAAAGCTCATTGATGAGTACAATGCCAAGCCCGGGTCCACCAGTGTGGTTGAATTGCAATTCGTCATGTCCGGTTCGGGAGGGCAGACCCTAAGCGACCGCATTGCCGCTGCCAAGCTGGCAGGCAAAACCGATACCGATTTTGATCTGCTTGCAGAAAATGGCTCGGCCCTTGCTTCCTATGTGGACAAGGCAGGCGGCGATCTTTTTGTGCCCCTCGATTTCAGTAAAATCCCTAATTATGCAAACGTCAAAATGAAATCAGGCTTTTTTACCGACTGTGTTGTACCCTACAGGGGAACCACCGTTGTCATGGCCTACGATTCCGTACGCTTGCCCAATCCTCCGAAGACATGGGCGGAGCTTGGTGCATGGATTACATCTCATCCTGGAAGATTTGCCTATAATCCTCCGGGTTCGGGCGGTTCCGGAGCCGGCTTTGTGAATCTTGCTCTCTATAAGGATCTTCCTCCCGAAGCAAAGGTCTCGACTGACGAAAAGTGGGTGGAGCAATGGGGACCCGGCTGGGACTGGCTGAAAAGCATCCATCCCTATCTGTATACGTCCGGCGGAAAGGTCGTATATCCGAACAAAAATCAGGGTACGCTGGATCTTTTGATCAACAAAGAGGTAGACTTGATTCCTGCATGGGCCGACCAGGTGCTGACGAATATCTCACGAGGCATATTGCCTGAGAGCACGAAAATTTATCAACTTACTCCCGCCCTCAATGGTACGGATGTTGTTCTTGCTGTCCCGAATATTGGTGGGGGAGCGGAAAAGACGTACGACTTCATTAACTTCATGATTTCTCCCGAGGCTCAGAAGATTTGTCTTGAAACCATCTTTGCCGTACCTGTCATTGATGCATCGCTTATCGACTCTACATATAAGACAATGGTCAAGGATCTCGATATTTCGGGTTTTTCCGTCATTTCCAACGGCAAGCTTGGAGATGTGCGAAATCAGTATTGGGATAAGAATATAGCTCGCTTGCCGTGA
- a CDS encoding ABC transporter ATP-binding protein: MTNEVKLEIRNMTKKYKNGDGVENINLKVKTGELVTLLGPSGCGKTTILRTIGGFLECTEGNVLIDDKNIEHLPPERRPTAMVFQSYNLWPHMTVYENMEFGLKLRKIPKVERHRQIMAMMELVKITGMEKKYPGQMSGGQQQRVAIARSLLLKPDVLLLDEPFSALDAKIRSQMREELRKIQLDLNITVVFVTHDQEEAMALSDRIVVMNKGSFEQVGTPAEIYDKPINHYVADFIGDMNFIEMEDKTIAVRPEYVTIVSSEAGGIAGTIRAVMILGHYSEVTLDTEYGILKSFIVGESAEQFHPGKKVSLSYSKSIEFSRRKGG; this comes from the coding sequence AACATCAATCTAAAGGTAAAAACGGGGGAACTGGTGACACTTCTTGGGCCTTCAGGCTGCGGGAAGACAACGATCCTGCGAACCATCGGAGGATTCCTTGAGTGTACCGAAGGAAATGTACTTATAGACGATAAAAATATTGAGCATCTGCCGCCGGAAAGGCGCCCTACCGCCATGGTGTTTCAAAGCTATAACCTTTGGCCCCATATGACCGTGTATGAAAATATGGAATTTGGTTTGAAGCTGCGAAAGATTCCCAAGGTGGAAAGACATAGGCAGATTATGGCGATGATGGAACTCGTAAAGATTACCGGCATGGAGAAAAAATATCCGGGCCAAATGTCGGGCGGTCAGCAGCAGCGGGTTGCCATAGCCCGGTCACTCCTGTTGAAGCCCGATGTCCTCTTGCTGGATGAACCCTTTTCCGCGCTTGACGCCAAGATACGTTCTCAGATGCGGGAGGAATTACGCAAGATACAACTGGACCTGAATATCACCGTGGTCTTTGTCACTCACGACCAGGAGGAGGCCATGGCCTTATCCGACAGAATTGTGGTGATGAATAAAGGAAGTTTCGAGCAGGTTGGTACCCCCGCTGAAATTTACGATAAGCCGATAAATCATTACGTCGCCGATTTTATCGGTGATATGAACTTCATAGAAATGGAAGATAAAACGATAGCGGTGCGCCCGGAGTATGTCACTATCGTTTCTTCTGAGGCGGGGGGAATTGCCGGTACCATTAGGGCCGTTATGATACTGGGGCACTATAGTGAAGTGACGCTGGATACCGAATATGGCATCCTAAAGTCCTTTATCGTCGGTGAGAGTGCCGAGCAATTCCATCCTGGTAAGAAGGTCTCTCTTTCCTATTCAAAGAGCATAGAGTTCTCAAGACGAAAAGGAGGTTAA